The sequence below is a genomic window from Wyeomyia smithii strain HCP4-BCI-WySm-NY-G18 chromosome 1, ASM2978416v1, whole genome shotgun sequence.
gtagaaaaacaatatttgaaactgaccagaatttactttttacgaatccgaatgaaTAGAAGGTATatacttctttattctgttcgatgctttTCAAACAGTTCgttcaaattatttattattataattattatattaactttagctcctgaaggagaaacgaaaaatgtggcatatgaactACCGTTACCGTGCCTAACTCTGCGCAGTTCCTGTTCTGCGCAATTTTTGTTATACTTTATTTTTGTTAAactttattgtattttttgtaactatgagctaatattttatttttattcagtgGACACAATAATATCAAGAATACATgcgaataaaagaaaaaaaaaatctgaattgtTAATACGATCAACGTCGCAAACACCTTTGTTCGtagtagtgttcgacatcggaacgaaaacgttgggtccgcgttccggtccggtccgatccggtaaaaaatcggaactagctcgttccggtccgatttgggtccggtccgattggcttcgttccggttccggtccggagtcctgtccgaagtccgggaacaaaggttgccagttttttcgagagcgttattttagtgaaaaaaatattataaagacTTCTatgcatgttgaaaaatgtttgactaaatcaatacaatacaaactaagttttgcaatttgtttttctatttttttatcatattttttttctaattgaaaaatttggagtgCAGTAACagaaaaggctggttctactattttcctagttttggaacatttatttAAGCCAATGTTTTAGTAAAAGTAGCTGCCGGATTCTTTTCCTACTTAGTCTGTTTATGCGTGATGTGACGAGGACCCGTCCCGAAGAAAACTTGTTTTCGAGTGGAACACTCGATGTAGAAACACACAGGACGTCTCTTGCCATTAACGACAGGTTCGGAAATCTTTCAGAATTGTCCTGaatgatgaaaagaaaataaacaacaccataaatgaaacaaaaattatgtatattGTAACTCACTTTCCACCAATTTAGCCGATGGCATTCAATTAACAGGGTGGCCAggagatttccaatttcaaattcccggtttttccggttggaaattgatgtttttctcggttttaaaacgcataaatatataagttcaaccacgtttatttattgacaaaataattttgtgagagaatcttgtttttaatatcattatttcatttcaaaacttgaaaaagggtTAACTTCTTCGGCCAACAtgtatttgctgttgatttttcgacttttcatggctgagattttcattatttcactcagctaaaatcaggatataatttagaatcaatttgtgcttcatgtttcagaatattttcacataaatttttaatttattttgaaccatttttaggaacaattttctgttattttagacTTACGTAAATAATTACTGGTTTAATTAAACTGTTTAACTAAAGCaatatttgtaactttctgcactctctggttgagattttctgcgttttgtagaactggtttctgctttttcaaacctttaatatatttttttacaaatttggaatttaattcaaagttgttttggctgctgttgagcttcggaaacgacaaatatttgaaatcattttctatcatttcaagcattgtgaaatttcattaattgtttttaagctttgttacggattttggccttattcaaagtgcttatttaaaaataaaatataaaaattaattttccactgattctaaattgaatttcaaatatgaatgtggattttttttaaattcaatttggaatctTTTTTAGAGTTTCTTCTTCGGATTTCTCGTCAGActaaaatttagcaatttttttagctaaattcccaattctgagttcattttctcttttaaatcctaattttaaattgaattgactttaaattttttatttaattgactttgaaatttttttattatttttttcttgtttcctgataacttgttcatagtcatttttagttgatgagaggaaacattctagttatttttcagagtttttaaaataattagaacatatttttttgaccccgaatcgagatagtttttcgccttgcctgaatctgcaatgatagccgtttctggcaattttaaatttgtttaaggATAAATATATGGGTGCACACTCTGAGTGTTACCCTATTTAAGGATGTTCGTGAAACACTACTACTACTAAACAAAAGAGCAGAGTGAGTGATGAAGAGGAGATTTGAAgcgaagagagagagagtacgTTCGTAACTGTTGAATAGAAAGCACGCGCCATTTCTTCCgcgaaataaaattcatttatttcacATAATTCCGCGTCTTCAATTATTGATTATTTCTTCGTCCCCCACATTGGTGACCCGCGACGCGAATACGAGTCGAAATCTCACAGTACGTGAAGTGTTTAAGCGACTTTTTAGGACATTTCCAGTCGAGTGCTGCTTAGCCTAAAAACAAAATGGAGAATGAGGAAACCGTGCAAACGCTGCTGCTGTTTGTGTCAAACTGCCTGAGTTTTGGAAGACAGACCCGGAAATGTGGTTTGCACAGGCAGAAGCACAATTCATTTTGGCAAACGTGACAAAAGATGATACCAAGTTCTACCATATTGTAGCAAAAGTGGATCAAACAGTGATATGCCATATTTCCGATTTGGTATCGAACCCACCTGCTCAGGAAAAATACAAAGCGCTAAAAGAACGTCTAATAGCACGATTCGCTTTATCATTGGAGGCACGACTCGACAAGCTGCTAGGAGCTTCGGATCTTGGGGACATGCGCCCAACACATTTGTTGGCAAAAATGCAAGAGGTTGCTGCTGGCCTTAACGTGAACGAAAATTTGCTAAAAATGCTTTTCCTGCAGAGGATGCCAAGCAACATTCGTCCTGTTTTAACCATCAGTGATGGTACGCTGGCTAAACTAGCTGAAATAGCCGATAAAATGATAGAACAACCACAAGCCGCATCTGTTTCAACACCGTCTTCATCTGCTGATGTCGATCAGACCGAGTACTTAAAAGAGCAAATCGAAGTTCTCAGCGCCGAAATACGTCGCCTTAGGGTAAATTCAGTTCCTCGCAGAAACCGTTCATCATCACGGTCCCGGAGCACTAACGATTTGTGCTGGTACCACCAAAAGTATGGTACTAAAGCCTTGCGCTGCAAGCAACCCTGCCAGTTGCgttcaaaaaactaaattccTGCCTACCTGAATCGGCTGAGGTAGGCAGAACGTTCTCAAGTCGCCGTCTCATGCTATACGATAACTCATGCGGATATCGATTCTTGATTGACACCGGATCTGACGTGTCGATATTACCAGCTACCAGAAAGGAGAAAATGGGTGGTACAATTCCATTTATGCTACGTGCAGCTAACGGCACAGAAATCAAAGTGTACTCAACAAAATTTGTTACGACCAATTTACGTCTGAGGCGAAAATTCACGTGGAACATTCTTGTTGCTGATGTTAGTCACGCAATTATTGGAGCTGATTTCTTGGCGCACTTTGGGCTGCTTGTCGACCTTAAAAACCGTATACTGATCGATGAAAAAACCTCCCTGCGCTCAACAGGCAGTATGATGACTGCAGATATTCACAGCATCACAACTATAGGTTCCGAACATCCATTTCACGATCTTCTGTCAGAATATCGGCAAGTAACACTGCCGACGACATTTCGTGCTGAAATTCGGCATGACGTCACTCACCATATTGTGACCAGCGGTCCTCCAGTTGCTTCAAAGGTACGACGGATGCATCTTGACAAACTGAAAGCAGCAAAGGAGGAATTTGCTTTGATGGCAGAATTGGGCATCTGTCGACCGTCCAGTAGCAGTTGGGCAAGCCCACTTCACTGCTTGCCAAAAAAGACGGCCACTGGAGATTTGTCGGCGACTATCGGCAACTTAATAGCGTTACCAAACCTGACCGTTATCCAGTACCCCATGTACACGATTTGCTGAACTCACTTTGCGgtaagaacattttcacaaccaTTGATCTTGAAAGAGCGTATCATCAGATTCCGGTTGAGGAAGCCGATATCCCCAAAACCGCTGTTATAACTCCCTTCGGTTTATTTGAGTTTACACGAATGCAGTTCGGCTTGTGTAACGCAAGCCAAACATTCCAACGTTTCATGAACAAAATTTTTCATGATCTCGATTTTGTGACAGTGTTCATCGATGAAATTTGCATAGCATCATCTTCAAGAGAACAGCATCGGGATCATGTGCGCATTGTACTTGAACGTCTACAGCAGAACGGATTAGTCATTGACGTTGCTAAAAGCAAATTTGCTCAATCACAGGTTGAGTTTCTTGGATATTTAGTAAACCAGGACGGAATTCGACCTCTTCCATCACGAGTGCAAGCCATAAGTGAATATGCCTTGCCTTCACAAGTTAAAGAGCTTCGTCGGTTTCTGGCTCTAATTAACGTGTACAAGCGATTTATTCCGAAGGCTGTGGAAACCCAACTACAACTCCGCAAGTTGATACCCAGCAACAGAAAAAATGACACTAGGAAAATACAGTGGAACGACGAGTCTATGTCAGCGTTTAACTCCTGTAAAAATTCCCTTGCTACATCCGCTTTATTATATTACCCTGATTCATCGAAGGCACTAGCGTTGATGATTGACGCATCCAGTACAGCAGCCGGTGCTGTTCTTCAGCAATTTTCAGGAAACATGTGGCAACCACTTGGTTTTTATTCAGAGAAACTGTCAGAGTCCCAAAAAAAGTACTCAACCTTTGGTCGCGAACTCACTGCCATGAAGATGGCAGTAAGATATTTTCGTTACTTCTTGGAAGGTCGCAAGTTCACCATTTTCACTGACCACAAACCGTTAACGCACGCTTTGAGTACTAATTCCCCTGGCAGACTGCCACACGAAGAAAGGTATTTACAGTATATATCGCAGTTCAGCACAGATATTCGTCATATTAGTGGAATGGAAAACGTTGTGGCTGATGCACTCTCGCGTTTCGAATCTGTATCAGCTGTGGATTTAGCAGTATTAGCTCAGGATCAATCTGTCGACAAGGAACTTGCACAACTGATGCAATCAACATCTTTGAAATTTGAACCAATGCGAATCGCAAATGCTTCTCGTCCGATCTATTGTGATGTTTCTATTCCCAATCGTTTTCGTCCTTTCGTTCCAGAAAAACATCGTTTAGCCATAATGCAGCAACTGCATGGCATGGCACACCCTGGGGCCCGAACTACAAGACGACTCATTTGCGACAAATTCGTCTGGCCGGCCATGAAAAAGGACATTAATCTGTTTGTTAAAACGTGTACAAATTGCCAGCTCTCTAAAGTCACGCGGCACACTGTATCACCTTTAGGTTCTTTCGACCCTCCAAAGTCAAGATTCAGACATATACACATTGATTTAGTTGGCCCTCTTCCACCTTCAAATGAACAGCGCTACCTGCTCACTATTGTTGACCGATTTACACGCTGGCCGGAAGCTGTTCCATTGCCAGATATGACTGCGCCAACTGTTGCCTGAGCTATCACTTCTGGTTGGATAGCTCGTTATGGGACCCCCGAGACAATCACATCCGACCAGGGCCGTCAATTCGAGTCGGAGCTGTTTCGGGAGCTGACACATATTTTGGGAACTCATCATATTCGTACGACAGCCTACCACCCACAATCGAATGGAATTGTCGAACGGTTTCACCGTACCTTGACTGATGTGCAAAGAAGGCAAACATTGGGTGGAGGAATTACCGGTTGTGCTGCTCGGTCTTAGGACTGCATATCGCGAAGACCTCAAATGTTCGTCGGCAGAGCTGGTGTATGGCCAGGCTCTACGCGTCCCGGGGGAATTTTTCGACCCTCCAGTGACTAACGTTAGTAGAacagatttttcaaatgatcttcGACGTGCTCTAGCCGAGCTGCGTAATCCCTCGACAAAGCAGCATTTCAAAACACGGGTATTTGTACATAAAAAGCTAGAAACATGTACACAGGAATTCGTTCGTATCGATGCAGTAAAACGTTCGCTGCAAAGACCATATGAGGGACCATACCAAGTGATCAATCGTGGCACGAAGCACATTGATGTACTTATCGCTGGAAAAAAGCAAACAATCTCAATTGACCGAGTGAAACCTGCATTTATCTGTGACGAGAACATGTCAAGTCATCCCTGCGATGACCAGCGTACTGTAGTTACGCAGTCCGGACACCGAGTCCGCTTCTTGGCGTAACTGGGGGGGGGCAACTATGGGTGCACACTCTGAGTGTTACCCTATTTAAGGATGTTCGTGAAACACTACTACTACTAAACAAAAGAGCAGAGTGAGTGATGAAGAGGAGATTTGAAGCGAAGAGAGAGTACGTTCGTAACTGTTGAATAGAAAGCACGCGCCATTTCTTCCgcgaaataaaattcatttatttcacATAATTCCGCGTCTTCAATTATTGATTATTTCTTCGTCCCccacaaatataaatataaaaaataaatttttgccgcgttctaaatttcagaattttcaataaaaatctatttgaaatTCTAAATTTAAACCAATTTAACTTTATTGCTACTTAGAaacactttttgcctttttaagCTAAATAAGAAGGTTTGTGTTTTCTGATTCCGCGTtctagatttcagaattttcaacaaaagtctattttaaaaaattgaatttattgctTTTATAATATCATTGAATTCTTTTCATATTTATGGTACATTTATGgctttaaattaaaatctgattgctgacttttatcGAGAGCTTAAGAAACATTTGAACAtaccttttatctttttctagtctctgtaaacgtttcatggcaattgtgagctgaattatgaacaactgtgtgtacttctgtcgttcaaaatattttttccgttttcttaagaatctcttgaggctcagttattgtcttgacaatatagaaaggactaatttgataccattgttatccttacgtggtattgttccaagtttttttttgcgaataaTTTCCGCAATGGCCCTTatagttttgccttttttatttgaaaaatatgtctttctgaTTTTAGAGGAGTATGCACGCAATTTGAGATAAAACAAAGACAGGCTCTGCATTTTAAGCCTCTAGAATActatttaataaattttgaattgaattttaaattattttcgtttgcATCGTTGCATCGAAATTGCACACAAAGCCGAAATCCCTCTATAATTGTCTATTTTCGAGCGATCGCCTTTTTTGTGGACCGGAAACAAAAAGGCCTGTTTCCAAGTTGTGGGAAATCTGCCAGTAGCGAGTGATAAGCGAAACAAGTGAGAAAGCGGTGTGACCAAACCAGTAATGCATTTTTCAAGTAGCGTTGCTGGAATACCATCCGGGCCTGGGGAGTACGAATGTTTCAATCTACTAGCAGCGGCGAGGATAGCATTGTCGTCAATGTTGACCGAGGTGATGGAGCGGCCAGGGAAAGGAACGTTATTAGCAGCATCAGAAATGTTCCTATCCGTTGGTGTATCGTTGCTGAACACGCTTGAAAATTTGACTGCGAACATTCTGCAAATAGAGGCAACATTATCCGCTTTCTCACCAGCGAATTCCATCGTGGATGGTGAGCCTGATTCCTTCCGTTGTTGGttgacaaagttccaaaatttcTTTGGATCGGCTCGCAGTTTACCTTCCATATGTAGTCTGTAGTTAGAATAGCACCGTCGGCGAAGTCTCTTATAATCGTGGTTTAACTGTCGGTAGTGTTCGCGAAGTATAAGGGCACCACTCGCTAAGTACCTCTTCAACGCAgaattttttaacgtttttaagcGTCGCAAAGCCGGTGTCTGCCACGGACGATATTTCTGCGATCGGTTCCGTGTTTTAGGGACGAAAACTTCTATCAGACCGTTTAAAATGCCGGAAAAATCGTTCACAGCAGAATCGATGTCAGTTGAATTTAAAATGTCAACCCTATCGACAGATAGTAACGCATTTATCAAACCGTCGAAGTCGGCTCGCCgaaagttgaaattaaatcGAGTGGAAGGTTCCCGGTAGTCGATTTTGAATCGTTCGTCGAGAGACAAAACAAGTGCCGGGTGATGAAGAACGTTTTTTACGAGTGGATCCTGTGCGTAAGCCAAGGGCGGATCCGTGTCATTAGTGCTGACGAAACAGAGATCTAGACAACGGCCGTTCTCGTTTGCTTTACAATTGATTTGCTACAGTCCTGCGGCGCTGTAACCGTCCAACAGATCCAAGGCGCAGGCATGAAAAGTGGACTGGTCCGGGTCAGGATAAAGAAATCCGTCGCGGGAGGGACGCCAAAATAGGCCTGGTAAATTgaagtccccaataacgataaTCTCATCGCACGGCTTAGCTCTGGCGGCTATCGTTGACAACGACTGAAGATGAGTGTCAATCAGTAGCTTGTCGCGTGTTCGATCCGGTGGAAAATAGACAATGCAGATGAATAACTTTCGACCAGACAATTGAACGGACACCCAAACCTGTTCAAGAATGTTCCAAGAAGTCTCGTGGATTATGCTCGCATTCAACCGGCGGTGGACAGCAATAAGCACACCTCCACCGGTCCTTTTCTGGCTGTTGATAGGACTGTGGTCGCAGCGAAAGCCCTCGTACTCAGAGCCGAATAAATGCGATGATTGAGTGCGATCATCCAGCCAAGTttccgtaattttttttaattcaaatatggtttatttgacacggcacgatacaattttaagtttaactgagccaagtacactttttattaattctatattagcgggaaaaggagggaggcctttttttatttctcgcggccgactacgagctagtggggattaaaggtgagaggaggggagatacaattcttgctttaaactaattaagatatacgatctatttgtgtttcgactggtgttcttctgtttttcaaacatagatttaggctctacgtgttcgtgtctccagcgtcgtatacgggtattctgacaaatagacaaaagagtattaaatttcaatgtcagtctttttcaaataacagtacagttgtgtcatgtactgaagatcaccgcttcccagaatgtatctaacgggaacgttcggttgttttcctcgggcccggaggaaatctataagctcggacctaacatcacagaattcggcacacgaccaaacaacatgctcgatgtcatggtagccatcgccacaaacgcagtgattactgtctacaagccctatacgaaagagatgcgtgtttaacgtgtagtgattggacataagtctggacatcacgcgaatgaagtcccgacctacatccaaccccttgaaccatgctttcgtcgataccttaggaaaaatggaatgtagccaccgtcccagttcatctgagttccatgatgattgccaactgttgagtgttctctgacgcaaaatgctataaaattcatcataagcaattggtctactataaatatcgccatcaatagcacccaccttagctaaagcgtcagccttttcattgcccggaatggaacaatgagaagggacccacgctaaggtaacccggtaatttttgtctGTTAAAGCACcttaaaaccgccgtattttccccaggaaatacggggtgtgcttcacagtcttcatcgatcgcagagcctcaatggcactgagactgtctgtgaagatgaagtagtggtctatgggcagggtttcgatgatcccaagagagtactgaatagcggcaagttctgcgacgtacacggaagcaggagcatcgagtttgtaggaggcggtaaaattttcgtgaaaaacaccgaagccagtggactcatctagattagatccgtcagtgtaaaacattttatcacaactaacatgtttgaacttattggaaaaaatcttagggatctcttgcggtcgcaattgatccgggataccaaaaatatcttctttcatggtggtgtcgaagaatatagcattattagaagtatctaaaagtacgacattggaggaatcgtatgaagaaggattaatatcttgagccatgtagtcaaaatataaagtcataaatctggtttgggattgaaggtcgaccaacctctcgaaattttcaattactaatgggttcataactgtgcatcgaattagcaaccgataagagagattccaaaagcgatgtttcaacggaaggatacccgctagcacttcaagactcatcgtatgggtcgactgcatgcaacctaaggcaatacgcaaacaccgatattgtattcgttccagtttgatcaaatgtgtgtttgctgcggagcggaagcagaaacacccgtactcaagaactgacaatatcgttgtttggtataaccttagaaggtctcctgggtgggcaccccaccatgttccggtaatcgtacgaagaaaattaatcctctgttggcatttttgtgtcagatacctaatatgacaagcccagatgcatttagagtcgaaccagaccccgagatatttagcgactaaaacctgagagatcgttttacccgttagtaggagctgcagctgagctgggttatgcttcctagaaaaaacgaccaactcagttttctccggagagaattcgatacccagcttaagagcccattcagacaaattgtctaaggtatcttgcaatggtccttgcagatcgctagcttcgctaccagtaatggatacagcGCTATCGtctgccttagcgtgcatgaatttgcaagacattcatcgatgtccttgacgtaaaaattatataaaagggggcttaaacatgagccctgaggaagacccatgtaactaattcgggaagttgtcaaatcgccatgtgagaaatacatatgcttttctgacaacaagttgagcaaaaagttattcaaatttggtgaaagtccctgcgagtgAAGTTTCTCGCTTAAAACTTTTACAGAGacggagtcaaaagcccccttaatatccaagaatgcagtagccatttgctcttttcgagcaaaggcgagttgaatttcagtagaaagcaacgctaggcaatcgttcgtccctttgccccggcgaaagccaaattgagtatctgaaagtaaaccatttgtttcgacccatttgtctaaccgtaagaggatcattttctccattaacttccggaggcaagagagcatagcaatcggcctataagaattgtggtcaaaagcaggttttccgggtttttgaatagcaatgacatttacctccctccagtcgtgcggaacaatgtttagctcaagaaacttgttgaacaagtccaacaagcgtctttttgcagagtcgggtagattcttcaacaagttgaatttgattctatccaaccctggagctttattgttgcacgagaggagagccatcgaaaattccaacatcgaaaatggaggctcttccgtagctactgaaaacgcgtcgcgaaaggttttctgttccggtacagagtccgggcagacctttttggcaaaatcgagtatccagcggccTGAATATTCCACGCTCTCAttagaaacgttacgattccgcatgcgtctggccgtgtcccaaaaagtgctcatcgctgtttcccttgacaacgcgtttacaaaccgccgcctgtatccgcgttttttcgctttaattAAATTCGTCATCTGTCtctccagtacatcgtactttcggagcagatcaagagtaccgtgttttcggtaggccaaatacaccgaggacctttgcgcgtacagttcagagcactctttgtcccaccacttgttgggaggacgctgtctaatcgttaccccgggtatcggtttcgtctgagcttgagtcgcggcgtcgatgatcaagccagaaaggaacgcgtattcttcctccggaggaagttcctcgtgagactcgatggattccgctatgatcgtctcatatgacttccaatcaatattacgagtaaggtcgtatgaaatattgattgggtccgggggagttgaaccattagcaattgagataacgattggaaggtgatcactaccgtggggatcatggattactttccaccggcaatctaacgctagtgatgtcgagcaaagggataggtcaagcacgctttcacgagctggaggattaggtacacgtgtcgattccccagtattcaaaagtgtcatattgaagtcatcGATTAAGGAACAGATTaacgaagatcggttgtcgtcgtacagcgacccccatagcgaacagtgagagttaaaatctcccattatcagaaaaggtgcgggaagcaattctgctatatcagaaagttgcttctgttcaatccgcgtggCTTGAGGTATATATagtgaaacaaggcaaagatcttttcctttcatattggtttgaatggcaacgacttcaatactcgagatcgaggggaggttgattcggaagaaggaatagcactttttaatccctaaaagtacccctccaccgtgtgagtctcgatctcgacgaataatgttaaaatcgtggaaattgagttgatcgtttgaattgagaaaggtttcacagagcgcgaatgcgtcacaactgtatgtatttatcaaatgagaaaataaatcgaatttgggaatgatacttctgcaattccactgtaatacagtgataaaattcctaacctctttcgccgtattagtcatcgaaagatataatagctgaaatgaggggccaagttgctgctagttgcttcaaaaaggttttcactgtaggaagaagggcaagaagaatattttgtaggggatctggtatgttgaatgtttcaactatccagtccacaatatcagaaaatattatgaaccctgtttcttttttatcttctgatagagaagtgggtgcacgaggggttttcggtgccccaggaagcggtgggtactcctggtttgatttaaaattaaaaccgggaggaacttgcttcggtttttcttcaccgcttcctttttgtgttggcttattggtcattccgctaggggttatcttgcggcctttgcgagaaagattaggagagttgatcattctcctcttcctagatccttctggcatggcataagaacacccttcgacgggatcgtcagaggtACCCTCgtcggttggcaaaaagaaaaaaatgtttcctgtcgagggtggctcagccctcttaagcatttctgcaaaagagcgctttgatcgttccttaagggaacgctttattttttcctcgcgctgtttgtacgcgggacacgccgaaaggtcatgccgagttccctcgcagtaaagacacttttcagtatcctcactgcaagcggtctcagca
It includes:
- the LOC129717091 gene encoding uncharacterized protein LOC129717091, translating into MWFAQAEAQFILANVTKDDTKFYHIVAKVDQTVICHISDLVSNPPAQEKYKALKERLIARFALSLEARLDKLLGASDLGDMRPTHLLAKMQEVAAGLNVNENLLKMLFLQRMPSNIRPVLTISDGTLAKLAEIADKMIEQPQAASVSTPSSSADVDQTEYLKEQIEVLSAEIRRLRVNSVPRRNRSSSRSRSTNDLCWYHQKYGTKALRCKQPCQLRSKN